CGGCGCTCAACACCGGCCACCGCGGCGGCTGCGGCACCGTCCACGCCAACTCCGCGGCCGACGTCGTGACCCGCGTGGAGGGCCTCTGCCTCGCGGCCGGGCTCCCGTCCTCGGCGGCCCACGCCCAGCTGGCCAGCGCGGTCGAGGTGGTCCTGCACTGCGGGCGCGACCCCGACGGGCTCCGCCGCCTGGGGGAGGTGGCCGTCCTGCACCGGTCGGGCGACGGCGCGTGCCGGGCGGAGTCGGCGGTGCGGTTCCCCCGCGACGGCGCGGCCCTCGAGGGGCCCGGCGCCGACCGGCTCGCCGCCCTGCTCGCGGGTCGGTCGTGACCGCCTGGGTGGCCGCGGCGGCGGCTGCGCTCGCCGTGCTCGTGGCGCTGCCGGACCGGCCGACCGGACCGGCCGTGGTGCAGGCACCGGCAGAGGCGGGGTCCCGCGCGCGCGGACGTCCGCTCAGGCCGGTCGCCGAGGCCGGGGTGCTCGGGGGCGGTGTCCTCCTGCTCGCGACCCTGTCGCCCGCCGGGCCTCTCGTGCTGGGGGCGGTCGCGGTGGCCGGTCTCGTGGTGGTCCGGCTGCGGGCGGCGGCCCGCGCCGAGCGGGACGCGGCGGGTCGGCAGCAGTCGGTGCTCGACGCCTGCGAGGCCCTCGTGGGCGAGCTGAGGGCCGGCCGGCCCCTCGCGCCGGCCCTCGACGGAGCGTCCCGGGTGTGGCCCGACCTCGCCCCGGTCGCCCTGCGTGCCCGGCTCGGCGGCGACGTGCCCGACGCGCTGCGCGACCTCGCCGCCCGTCCGGGCGCCGACGTGCTCCGGCGTGCGGCCGGAGCCTGGGAGCTGTGCGCGAGCAGTGGCTCGGGCCTCGTGCACGCCCTCGACCTCGTGCTCGAGACGGTGCGCGCCGACCAGGCCGCGCGGCGACAGGTGCGCACCGAGCTGGCCGCCACCCGGGCGACGGCGCGCATGGTCTCGGCGCTCCCGTTGCTCCTCCTCGTCGGGGCGCAGGGTGCCGGGGCCGACCCGTGGCACGTGCTCCTGGCCACCGTGCCGGGGCAGGTCTGCCTCCTCGCCGGCACCGGCCTCCTCGGGGTCGGGCTGATGTGGATCGAACGCATCGCGCGCAGCGCGGTGGAGGACCAGTGACCACCGCCTGGGTGGCCGCCGTCCTCGCCGCGGCGGCCGCCGCCCTGTGCCTCCCACCGGCGCCGCGGCCCGTGCCCGGGCGCGACCGCGAGGCCCGGCCCGCACGGGCACGAGCTGCCCCGGCCCCCGCGACGTGGGCTGCCCTGGCCGCCGGCGCGGGCGTGCTGCTGGTCGCCCCGGGCCCGCTGGGACTGGTGGCGGCCGCCGTGGTCGCGCTCGGCGTACGCCGCAAGGTGGCGTCCGCCGAGACCCGGACCGCACGACGACGGCGCGTGGCGGTCGAGCAGGAGCTCCCGCACGTGGTGGACCTCCTCGCCTCCCTCATGGTCGCCGGCGCTGCTCCGGAGGAGGCGCTCGAGCGCGTGCGGCGGGTGGTGCACCCCGCCATGGCCGAGGAGCTGCGCCCGTGGTCCGAGCGGCTGCGCCTCGGGGCCGACCCCTCGACGGTGTGGACCGAGCTCGCGGACGACCGCCTGCTCGGTCGGCTCGGGGCCTGCCTGAGGCGGGCCACGGCCAGCGGGGCCCCCGTCGCCGACGCGCTCGACCGGCTGGGCGCCGACCTGCGCGCGGCCACGCGCGCCGGCACGCTCGAGCGGGTGCGCCAGGTCGAGGTGCGGGCCACCGCGCCGCTGGCCGCCTGTCTCCTCCCCGCCTTCGTCCTGCTCGGCGTGGTCCCCCTGGTGGCCGGCACCGTCGGCCGCCTCGGCATCGGCTGAGGGCCGCGCGCGGCCGTCGTGCGGCCGTCGTGCGGCGGCCCGCGCGGGGCCCGATGCCCTCCCCAGGCCGAGGGAGTGGCCCCCTCTCCGCAGATCGGCGGCCGCCCCAGCGGGAGGTGCCCGACCGCGACGAGAGTCGGCCCGTCAACACAGCCCGGGCACCGAGCCCGGACGATCGAGGAGGTCAAGGATGGTCACGTCACCGGTGGCGCGGACGCGTCGAGAGATGGGCGCGGTCAGCGCGGAGTACGCCGCGGTCACGGCCGCGGGCTGCGGGTTCGCGGGGGTGCTGATCAAGTTCCTCACCAGCGAGGCCGGCATGGCGATCCTGAAGAGGATCCTGGAGTTCTTCCTGGGTCTCGTCGGGGTCCGCTGAGATGGCCTGCGTGGAGGTCCGCGGAGGTCACCGGGCCTCCGCGCGGCCGGCGATCGTGCGCCGGGGCCGCCGCGCCGGCGGGCCCCCGGCCCCGGGCACCGCGCGGGCGGAGACGGGGGCCGTGACCGCGGAGGCGGCGGCGGTGCTGCCCGTCCTGGTCGCGCTCTGCCTCGGGCTCGTCTGGTGCCTCTCGCTCGTGGTCGCCCAGGTCAGGGTCGTCGACGGCGCCCGCGAGGTGGCCCGGGTGGGGGCCCGGGGTGACGGCGACGCGGTGGCGGTGCGGGCCGGGCGGCAGGTCGCCCCCGACGGGGCGAGCGTCCGGCTCGAGCGCCACGGCGACACCGTGGTCGCGGTGGTCAGGGTCCGCGTGCGAGGGCCGGGCGGGGTGTTCCGGCACCTCCCGGCCCCGACCGTGCACTCCCGCGCGGTGGCCGCGGCGGAGCCGTCGTGACCCACGGCGAGGGCGGGTTCGCCGTCCCGGTCGCCCTGGGTCTCGGTGGCGTGCTCGTCGCTCTCGGTCTGGCCGGCACGGCCGGCGGGCAGGTGCTGGTGGCCCAGCGCCGTGCCGCGGCGGCGGCCGACCTGGCCGCGCTGGCCGGTGCGGTCGCGGTGCAGCACGGCCAGGACGCCTGTCCGGCGGCGGTCCGGATGGCGCGGCTCGACCGGGCGTCACTGCGGTCGTGCCGCGTGGTCGGCGAGCAGGTCCGGGTGGTGGGGTCGGTGTCCGTCGTGCTCATGGGGCACCGGGTCGTGGTGCAGGCGCGTGCCCACGCCGGGCCACGCGACCGTCAGGAGCCGGCCGGGTGAGACGGCTCGTCCTCGTCCGCCTCCGCCAGCAGCAGGTCGAGCAGGACCAGGGCGGCGGCCTTGTCCAGCGGGTCGTTGCCGCTCCCGCAACGAGGGGACTGCACGCACGAGGGGCACCCGTCGGTGCAGTCGCAGGACGCGACCGCGTCGTGGGTGGCGCTCAGCCACGCCCGTGCGCGGGCGAAGCCCTGGTCGGCGAACCCCGCCCCTCCCGGGTGGGCGTCGTGGGCGAAGACCGTGAGCTCGCCGGTGTCGGGGTGGACCACCGCCGAGAGGCCGCCGAGGTCGCTGCGGTCGCACCCTGCCACCAGGGGCAGCAGACCGACCGCCGCGTGCTCGAGCGCGTGCACGCCGCCGGCGACGGTCGTCCTGGTGAGGCCGGCCGCCGCCCAGCGCGTCTCCGGGACGGTCCACCACACCGCGACCGTCGGGAGGCAGCGGGCCGGGAGGTCCAGCAGCTCCTCGCCGAGGACGACCCCGGTGTCCGCGGCGCGGCGGAGGAACGACACGACCTGCCGGGTCACCTCGACCTCGCCCCGCACCACGCGACTGTCCCCCCACGTGCGCTCGGCCGTCTCGTGACGCACCTCGAGCTCGGTGACGGAGCGGGCGGTGGTGGTGAAGCCCGGGTCCTCGCGGTGCAGCTCGGCCACGCCCTCGTCGAGGTCGAGCCGGTCCACCAGCCAGGTCTCGCCCTGCACCAGGTGGACGGCACCCTGGTGCACCAGGGCCGGCGCCGAGGCCACGTCGACCGTGCCGACGACCCGGCCGCTGCCCGTCTCGACGAGGGCGACGGGCGCCCCGCCGGAGGAGCGCAGGTCCGCGAGGTCGGAGGGCCGGCCGGCGCCGGTCCAGAACCACCGCGCACCCCGTTGCCGCAACAGCCCGGCCGCCGCGAGCGCGATCGCGCCCTCCAACGCCCGGTCCCCGAAGAGCCCCAGGTCGTCGTCGGTGAGGGGCACCTCGGCCGCCGCCGCGCAGAGGTGGGGCCCGACGACGTGCGGGTTGGTCGGGTCCAGTGCCGTCGGCTCCAGCGGGGCACCGAGGAGGACGTCCGGGTGGTCGACGAGATAGGTGTCGAGGGGATCGTCGCGGCCCACGAGCACGGCGAGCGCGGGCCCCCGGTCGCGCCCGGCCCGGCCGACCTGCTGCCAGAACGACGCGCGGCTGCCGGGGTAGCCCGCGATCAGCACCGCGTCGAGCCCGCTGATGTCCACGCCCAGCTCGAGCGCGTTGGTGGCGGCGACGCCGACCAGCTCGCCGCTGCGCAGGTCCGCCTCCAGGCGCCGGCGCTCCTCCGGCACGTAGCCACCGCGGTAGGCCGCCACCCGCCCGGCCAGGGCCGGGGCGACCGGGCGCAGCCGCTGCGAGGCCTGCAGGGCCACGGTCTCGGCGGCGTGACGTGACCGGACGAAGGTGAGGGTGTGGACGTCGTGGGCGACCAGGTCCGCCATGAGGTCGGCGCACTCCGCCGTGGCGCTCCGCCGCGTGCGGGCGTCCTGCTCCCCACCGCCGTCGAGGAGCGGGGGCTCCCACAGGGCGAGGGTGACCGGGCCGCGCGGTGCGGTGTCCTCCTGCACCGGCACGCACTCCAGGCCGGTCAGCGCCAGGGCCGAGGCGGCCGGGTCCCGCACCGTGGCCGAGGCCAGCACGAAGGTCGGGGACGCGCCGTACGCCGTGCAGACCCGGCGCAGCCGCCGCAGCACGGCCGCGACGTGGGCCCCGAAGACGCCGCGGTAGTGGTGGCACTCGTCGACCACGACGTAGGACAGCCGCGACAGGAAGCCTGCCCAGCGCTGGTGGCCCGGCAGCAGTCCGTGGTGCAACAGGTCGGGGTTGGTCAGGACGTACTCCGCGTGCTCCTGGGCCCACTGCCGCTGCTCCGGCGAGCTGTCGCCGTCGACGGTGCACGCGGCGAGGCCCGGCACACCGAGACGGCCGAGACCAGCCAGCTGGTCCTGCGCGAGCGCCTTGGTGGGGCTGAGGTAGAGCACCGTCGCCCCGCGCCGCCGGCCCCGGCGCGAGCCGAGCACCGCGGTCAGCGCCGGGAGCTGGAAGGCCAGTGACTTGCCCGAGGCCGTCCCCGTGGCCAGGACGACGTGCCGGCCCGCGTGCGCGTGCTCGGCGGCGAGCACCTGGTGCTCCCACGGCTGGTGCACGCCGCGGGCCTGCAGCGACCGCACCAGCTCCGGCGCGGCCCAGTCCGGCCACGGCGCCGTACGCCCCTCGCGGGCGGGGAGACGCCGGACGTGACGGAGCCGGTCGGCGCGCTCCGGGTCGACGGCGAGGAGCCGCGACAGCGCGCCGGACGACTCGTCCGTCAGCGGGTCGGGACGGGGGTCCCCGACCCGGTCCGAGCCCACCCGGGAGCCGCCCTCCTGACGATCCGCAGGGGCGGAGGGTGGTGATGCCACCCGGACAGTCTCGCAAGTCTGATTCAATGAGCGCTGGGACGGGACCACCCCGTCGGCACCAATACTTGCGACCAGGAGTTCACGTGGACCTGTCTCTCGAGACCCGGCAGGACAACGAGCACACCGTCCTGGAGGTGGGTGGTGAGATCGACGTCTACACCGCACCCAAGCT
This genomic window from Nocardioides marmoribigeumensis contains:
- a CDS encoding type II secretion system F family protein, with translation MTAWVAAAAAALAVLVALPDRPTGPAVVQAPAEAGSRARGRPLRPVAEAGVLGGGVLLLATLSPAGPLVLGAVAVAGLVVVRLRAAARAERDAAGRQQSVLDACEALVGELRAGRPLAPALDGASRVWPDLAPVALRARLGGDVPDALRDLAARPGADVLRRAAGAWELCASSGSGLVHALDLVLETVRADQAARRQVRTELAATRATARMVSALPLLLLVGAQGAGADPWHVLLATVPGQVCLLAGTGLLGVGLMWIERIARSAVEDQ
- a CDS encoding type II secretion system F family protein, whose translation is MTTAWVAAVLAAAAAALCLPPAPRPVPGRDREARPARARAAPAPATWAALAAGAGVLLVAPGPLGLVAAAVVALGVRRKVASAETRTARRRRVAVEQELPHVVDLLASLMVAGAAPEEALERVRRVVHPAMAEELRPWSERLRLGADPSTVWTELADDRLLGRLGACLRRATASGAPVADALDRLGADLRAATRAGTLERVRQVEVRATAPLAACLLPAFVLLGVVPLVAGTVGRLGIG
- a CDS encoding DUF4244 domain-containing protein, giving the protein MVTSPVARTRREMGAVSAEYAAVTAAGCGFAGVLIKFLTSEAGMAILKRILEFFLGLVGVR
- a CDS encoding pilus assembly protein — translated: MEVRGGHRASARPAIVRRGRRAGGPPAPGTARAETGAVTAEAAAVLPVLVALCLGLVWCLSLVVAQVRVVDGAREVARVGARGDGDAVAVRAGRQVAPDGASVRLERHGDTVVAVVRVRVRGPGGVFRHLPAPTVHSRAVAAAEPS
- a CDS encoding Rv3654c family TadE-like protein; protein product: MTHGEGGFAVPVALGLGGVLVALGLAGTAGGQVLVAQRRAAAAADLAALAGAVAVQHGQDACPAAVRMARLDRASLRSCRVVGEQVRVVGSVSVVLMGHRVVVQARAHAGPRDRQEPAG
- a CDS encoding DEAD/DEAH box helicase; the encoded protein is MASPPSAPADRQEGGSRVGSDRVGDPRPDPLTDESSGALSRLLAVDPERADRLRHVRRLPAREGRTAPWPDWAAPELVRSLQARGVHQPWEHQVLAAEHAHAGRHVVLATGTASGKSLAFQLPALTAVLGSRRGRRRGATVLYLSPTKALAQDQLAGLGRLGVPGLAACTVDGDSSPEQRQWAQEHAEYVLTNPDLLHHGLLPGHQRWAGFLSRLSYVVVDECHHYRGVFGAHVAAVLRRLRRVCTAYGASPTFVLASATVRDPAASALALTGLECVPVQEDTAPRGPVTLALWEPPLLDGGGEQDARTRRSATAECADLMADLVAHDVHTLTFVRSRHAAETVALQASQRLRPVAPALAGRVAAYRGGYVPEERRRLEADLRSGELVGVAATNALELGVDISGLDAVLIAGYPGSRASFWQQVGRAGRDRGPALAVLVGRDDPLDTYLVDHPDVLLGAPLEPTALDPTNPHVVGPHLCAAAAEVPLTDDDLGLFGDRALEGAIALAAAGLLRQRGARWFWTGAGRPSDLADLRSSGGAPVALVETGSGRVVGTVDVASAPALVHQGAVHLVQGETWLVDRLDLDEGVAELHREDPGFTTTARSVTELEVRHETAERTWGDSRVVRGEVEVTRQVVSFLRRAADTGVVLGEELLDLPARCLPTVAVWWTVPETRWAAAGLTRTTVAGGVHALEHAAVGLLPLVAGCDRSDLGGLSAVVHPDTGELTVFAHDAHPGGAGFADQGFARARAWLSATHDAVASCDCTDGCPSCVQSPRCGSGNDPLDKAAALVLLDLLLAEADEDEPSHPAGS